The sequence below is a genomic window from Nitrososphaerota archaeon.
GATGCAGTAAACCGCATCTTTGAGAGTGTTTTCTTCGCCAGAGCGTACTAATTCGCTTATTATTGAAAGGAAGGCGCTTAGAGTCTTGCCGCTGCCTGTAGGACTCGCAATCAGAGTATTCTTGCCCTCATGTATATTCACAATTGCGTATTTTTGAGGTGGAGTTACATCTCCAAACTGCGAGAACCATTCCGCTACCAAAGGGTGCAGTATGGATGAAATTTCTTCCCTGCTGTAGCTTCTTTTTGCAACCTCGATTGTCAAGTATGTGAATTGCCGTGAAGTTTGTTTCCTTTAACAATTACTATAATAGAGATTGTCATCTTTCATTTAAAGCGACGGGGGGCTGGTTACAACCCAATAACACAATAGAACCCTCAACTCAACAGCGAAACAATAATGAACGCCTAGATAGGCAGTACTCGGCGTGACCGAATCGGTGGACGGGCATAGGTACCCCAGAGAATTCCTACTCACCGAGCTTAGGCGCGTAGCCAAAGAACTGGGCAAGATTCCCACAATGGCTGAGTTCAGATAACACAGCAAGGTCTCGCCAGTGACATTAGAGAAACGTTTCAAGAGATGGAACGCAGCACTGCAATCAGCAGGCTGTGATCCTAGCAAGGCGCGGTTGACCTATGACGACCTTGAACTTCTGGAGGAGCTTCGTCGAGTCGCTAGACTAATCGGGGAAACCCCTAACACAACAAAATTTGCGGAGCAATCGGAGATGTCGATATCAACCATCACACGTCGCTTCGGGGGTTCTTGGGAGGGTGCATGTAGGGCAGCTGGTCTTATCCCGCCGAAGAAGACTGTCCCAACGAACCTTATTGGAGGCTGGAACAAGGGACAAACAAAGATTCGTATCAGCGCGAATGAGCTCCGATATCTGTACGAGAGAGGGACTTTCAGCATCCTCTATCGGAGTTCGCTTAGGAGCCTCCGGACAGACAATTGCACGTCTTCTTCGACAATACGGAATTCCAATTCGACGGCTTACTTATTCCATGCCCCGCGAGACCACGATCGAAACCCTCATGTACGGTGAACTAGAGCGGCGTGGTATCACATTTGTAAAGCAATCAGTTATTGATGGGTTGTGGGTAGTCGATGCCCTCATACCCGGTCCGAAGGTGGTTATCGAGTGCGATGGAGAGTATTGGCATAGGAAGCCTGAGATGGAGCGCAGAGACGCACGGAGAGATTCTTATCTTCGTTCGGGTACACTGTTCTACGCTTTCCGGAAAGCGCGATCCGAGCCGATGTTAGACAATGTGTGGAGGAAATAGTGCGTGTTCTCGTAAAGCATTATACTCAGGGTAACACTCAGGAAAAGAAATAGTAGGAAAACGATAGGGTAGATAGTTGCCTAGATAAGTTAGATTACAGAACAGACAGAATAACTTCAGGCCTCTGTTATCTTGCAGGATAACAGACGGCGCCCTTTGCAGACGATGATACCAGACTTGCATACTTTGCCAATGCGCCCCATGTATAGTGTGGTGTTGGAGGTTTCCACTGCCTTAACCTCTTCTCAATCTCCGCCTTTGACAAATCAACTGTCAGACTTCTCTTTGATGAATCTATCGTTATCCTGTCACCATCTTTCAGAGCTGCAATAGGACCCCCAACCATAGCCTCTGGTGCAACATGCCCGACCATCAACCCTCTGGTAGCTCCAGAAAATCTTCCATCGGTAACCATCCCAACTTTTTCTCCTAAGCCTTGCCCAGCTATGGCAGCTGTAACTGCGAGCATCTCTCTCATCCCCGGGCCTCCCCTCGGGCCCTCATAGCGGATAACAACTATATCGCCAGCTATGATCTCCTTTTTCGAAACTGCGTTAAACGCATCTTCCTCCCTGTTGAATACTCTAGCCTTGCCAGTTATGCTGGGAACCTTGACGCCAGTCATCTTTATCACTGCTCCTTCTGGTGCCAGGTTTCCCTTCAAAATGTACACTTTGCCCTCTGGACTTGAAGGATTCTTTGTATCGACAACAACATCCTGCTTGATGCTTGGAAACTTCAGGCCCTGCAGGTTTTCTTTTACCGTCTTGCCAGTGACTGTCAAGGTATCTCCATTCAGCAGCTTAGCGTCGAGTAGTTTCCTCATCACTAATGGAACTCCTCCAACCTTGTCCAAATCGAGCATTACGTACCTTCCTCCAGGACGCATGTCAACAATCTGCGGTGTCCTCTTCCTGACCCTCTCAAAGTCATCAAGAGTAAGTTTCACTCCAGCTTCATGCGCTATGGCCAACAAGTGCAGAACTCCGTTCGTAGAACCTCCAATGGACTGCATCATCGCTATCGCATTTTCTATTGCATCAAACGTCAGAATGTCCCTCGGTCTAATATTATTCTCCAGCAAGTCCATCACAGCTTTGCCTGTTTTGAAACAGATGTCGTCCCTAGTTTCGTAGATCGCAGGCGGAGAGGCGCTTCCTGGCAGTGCAATACCAAGAGCTTCACTTATCGAAGCCATCGTATTGGCGGTGTACATCCCTGCACAAGATCCTGGCCCTGGACAGGCATGAAGTTCAATCTCCTGCAGCTGTTGCAATGTAATATTTCCAGCATCGTAAGAGCCTACGGCTTCAAAGACATCTTGAATCGTCAGTGCCTTGCTGTCTAACATTCCCGGCATGATAGTTCCTCCATATACGAATATCCCCGGCAGATTCAATCTTGCAAGGGCCATGATCGAACCTGGCAGGCTCTTGTCACACCCAGCGATTGTGACGCATGCGTCGTAAGCATGGGCGCACATCATTAATTCTATGGAATCTGCGATTATCTCTCTGCTGATCAAGGAGGACTTCATGCCTTCATGGCCCATGGCTATCCCATCGCTGACAGCTATGCTGACGAATTCTCTTGGAGTCCCTCCAGCAACCTTTACGCCCTGTTTCGCTTTCTCTGCCAATCTATCAAGATGAACATTGCAAGGGGTTGCTTCGTTCCAAGTGCTTGCAACACCAACTAAAGGTCTGGCTAGATCTTGGCTTGAGAGGCCCATAGCCCTTAGCATTGCTCTGTTTGGAGAGCGTTCCGTGCCTTCTGTGACGTTTTTGCTCTTGAGTTTCATATCTGGAGGTCTGCGCGACATTGCTCATGGATTTGTTTGACATGGCTATATGCGTTGATAGGACTGGTTCAATTGCAGTCGAAAATTGAATAAGCAGAATCCAAAATCTCTCTACTATCGTATTATTAGCGCTTATCCTAGAGTTCACTATCCGATATTGACACAATATGGAATTACGCCTAGAGGAAATGAAAAATCTGAAGGTAGATATCAGGCAAAAGCTGCAGTTTAGGAAATAGTTTACACGTTAACCAAACGGATTTTTCTAATATTCAGCTAGATCTGAAGAATCTGTCTCTCTGCGAACCTTTCCTGAATCAGATTCCAAATCCCTAAAGAAGGTCTTCCGAACAAAGCGATCAAGCTTTTATGCAGAAGCTCAGGTTCTTTATCTATCTTAAGCAGAAATTCCTCTACGGAGCTAGTTTCTGCAAGATTGGCACTATGCGATAAAACTACCTTTGTTGCTTTCCCTCCAAAGATCTCATGCATTACTGGTTCGACAACTTGACTGAAAGATTCCTTGACCATGCATTTGCACCAAATATTCGATATCCACATGATAAAATTGGCTCGGCTAGACCTCCAATCCAGGCCTCACCAATCCCAGTTTCGTATTCCTCTATGAGCGCTGAAAGAAGTCTAGATCCTTCTTTGTTTACCTGCAATTTTCTAGATCCAGTAGTTTCGGAAACGTCTACGAAGCCCTTGCTGATGAGGCTATTAATCATTTGGCGAGCATCTTTTTCATCAAGCGTGGTGCCAAAGAGCCTGTAAAGCGATGCTGCCTTCGGATACATTGAAGAGAGCTCCGCATAGCTCAGCCCAGTGAGAGTTGCTATTACGGCTCCCACAACGAACGATACCCATAACGCACTGCCAGCCAGATTGGCAGCCTCACCTATCAGGACGTAGATTCCTGCACCTAGTATGAGACCGATTCCGTACATTGCAACATGGAAGAGCCCGAGCTCGCGTCTTAGCTCCATCATATGTCACCTTCAAACCAATTACTTAACTGCAGGCGCAACTCTATCCATCAGCAACTCAAGGGAGTGCATCCTCTTCCTTAAATTTGGCATGTTGAACATGAAGAGCTCAACCCCAAGATCTGAAAATTCTCTTAGCATGTCAGCACACTCTTCAGGCGTGCCAGTAATCATGAACTTCGGCTTCTCCAATCCAACTAAAGAAAGGAAACCAGAAACAAGGTAACTGGGATGGTTCAGAGCAGTTATCAATTTGCGCCTTGCAGAAGCATGTGTCGATATTTCTGCTATGGCTTCCCTGACTCCTCTTTTGACATCCTCCTTATTCTTGCCAACTACCAGAGACACTGAAAAGGACTTCCTGACACTTTTAGGTTCTCTGCCAATGGCCATGCACCTCCCTTCAAGGTAAGAAACCCTCTCCCTGTACTTTTTAGGCGTCAAGGCTAAACGAGGGCCAATTCCAAAGTTGCAGCCATCGCCATATTTGGCAACGACGTTGATCAGCATGTTCCCGCTTCCTCCAATCCAAAGTGGAGGGCGGGGCTTCTGAACAGGATAAGGATTGCATACAGCATCGTTAATCGAATAGTAATTTCCTGAGAAATTTGCTCTTTCCTGAGTCCACATAGATTTGATTACCTGCACGGCTTCAGCCAATTGCTTTATCCTGATTTTTGCGGGAGGAAACTCGTAGCCATATGCGTAATACTCCTCGTCATGCCAGCCGGCACCTATGCCAAATTCTACCCTCCCATTGCTGATATTGTCGATGGTGCTGACCATTTTAGCCAGATGGGCTGGATTTCTATAAGAGTTACATGCTACTAATGTCCCGATGCGGACCTTCTCCGTAATTCTTGCAATACTGGCCAGAGTTGCAAAGCACTCAAGGTAGGGAGCCTCTGTGAAGAAGAAATGGTCGTTCAGCCATACACTGTGAAAGCCGAGCCGATCAGCCTCAATAGCGGCATTTTTGATGGAACCGAAATCCCGCTTCTGCTGGTCTATGATTAGTGCGAGTTTGGCCGTATCTCTTCAAGTATGGCAACAGTTCCTGAATCTTATTTGTTTTGTAAAGTACGTATTCCAAATAATGGAACGTGTTCCCGAACGAATGGAACGCTACGCCCAAAGGGTTCCTTATACTTCCTACGTGCATTAGATGCAACCAGTGCATTAGAAAATGCCGAAGACAAAAACAATCGGATTGGTGCTCGTTGCGATACTGGCAACGGCGGCTGTAGGAAACCTCGTGTACGCGCAGTCCAGCGGTGCAAGCAAAATCCCAGACTACATAACCATAGCAGAAAAGACTAGAGACCAAGCTAGGGAACTCGCAGGCCTTGCTGCTAGCAAAGGCGTCAATGCTACAAGAGCCTACGCCCTAATAGAGAAGGGCTCAGCAGTTTTGGAGGAAGCAAAGTCCCACTTTGCTCGCAACGAAACTGTAAAGGCGGTCTCTAAGACCCATGTAGCAATGGAATACTTCACAAACGCAATAAGGGTGATCGACCATACATTCGTTCAGGAAATTCGGAAGGAAGAGACTATCAGGGGCTTGATGAACCTTATCACAAGACTGGAGTCCAGAATACAGACCATCAGGGACGAACTTGCAAGGTCCAATGTTTCGCAGGCGGTAAAGGACGAAGTGAACAAGCATCTCGACGAGGCTCAGAGACACCTTAACCTTGCAAAGGCAGCACTGACAGCAGCAGAGCCAGACATAGACACCGCAGCCAAGGAGATAAGAGGAGCAAATCAGGAAATCCAGCAGGCCATCAAGACATTCAGGGAGGCGCTAGGCAAGAGACCTGCAGCCGCTAGTCTACGCGGAAGGCCTAGCAAGGACAATCTGAGGGGACTAGAGTTCGACAACGAATTCAAAGAGCTAGATTCGCTGCTCAAGAATGTCCGCAAGGACTCGAAAGGTTTCAGGGAAAGACACGACTAGACACTGAGGGGTTCAAACCCCTCATTTTTGATAAATACTAGCATATTTCTGCAAAGAACTGATGAAGGTTGCGATCCTAGGTGGCACGGGCAAGTTCGGCAAGGGTCTTGCTTTAAGGCTGGCAAAGAGTAATGACCTTATTATAGGATCCAGAGACCCATCAAGGGCCAAAGCTGCCGCTAATTCGTATTCGGATATCTGTAAGAAGCACTATTCAAGTTTCTCAATAAAAGGTGACGATAACGTTTCTGCAGCTGATTCTGCTAATATCGTCTTCTTCTGCCTGAAACTTGCTCCAGCACTAAAGGTGGCGTCATCTCTGAATTTGAAAAGACAGATAGCAGTTTCCCCTATCGTCGATCTGGATAAGAAATCTCCTACATCCTGTGCCGAAAAGCTGGCTAGAGAACTGGGGTTCAGGGACAGAGTTGTGTCAGCACTGCATGCCGTACCTTACAAGAAACTCGCTAAAATTGAAAGACCCGTTAATTGCGACGTTCTTGTCTGCGGCGACAATGTTAGCAACTCCGTTGAGGTCTGCAAGGTAATAGAAGGGATGGATGTCAGGGCGTTCTATGCCGGTCCTCTAGGATTGTCAGTACATCTAGAAGGAATGGCTGTCGCGCTTGCGAGTCTTGCAAAGCAGGGCAAGATAAAGAACCCGGCGATCAGGATAGTCTAGCCTTTTTTCAGTTTCGATTCGACCAGCTTGTCGCAAGGCTAGCAGGGAGAAAAAAGCAAGGAAATACTGCAGTATCGGTACTATGGGCAAGGAAGGGCTTGGAATTCTTGTCCTGAAGAAGAAGACTACAAATGCTGCAACGACTATCCCAATCATGTAGGCAGGTCTTTTTCTTGTCAAGTATGATGGGATTAGAAGCACGTAAATAAGTGCAAGGACCTCCAAAAGCTGCCTAGGGAGATCTAAGATTAGGGATGCTGTAGGATCGAAGAATATTAGCAGGGCGCTGAAGATCAGGAGCAGTATAGCAGCCTTGTTCTGAGAAGTCAGTTTCTGAATTTGCGATGCACCAGCTATCAGTCATAAAAATGGGAGATTTCAATTTTTTGGAACCTTGGTCCTAGTCAATGTAATAATTGTACATACACACGACTCCCCGTATAGGGGCATTGGACACCACCAGAAACTATTATACGAGGATATTATCTGATCAGATAGTTATACTATCAATTTCCTTGTTTTGCATATTTACTTAAAACGTCTCATGTATTGCAAAATTTGCCATTGATCTCATCTAAACTCAAAAATTAGATGCGGCGAAAAATTAGACGTGTTTTCCTTGAAAGTGCTGCGTCTTTGCTTGAACTATTGATTGCACTCCAGCTAAATCTTTAATCTTACATAGCTTCGATGGCTTTTGAGCGGCATTAGTCCAGCCTGGCAGGACGTCAGCTTCCCAAGCTGAAGGTCGCGGGTTCGAATCCCGCATGCCGCATCTTTATTTTATCGCTCTAACCAGAGGAATACTTCTGACCTTATCAGACCTGCCGGTAGTCATCTTGAATATCTCGTTGCTAATCTCCAAGACCCTCCTGTCATATTCCTTCCTGGTTATCACGCCGTACAGCAGCTTGAGTTCGTTCTCCGATAACCATAGAGTAATCAAGCTTCTAACCTTACCAGCTGCAACCTTCTTGCTGTCATCAAAATACGACAACGCCTTTTCCCCGCCTTCGCGCCATCCAGTTAGGATCTGACCGATCTGCTCCTTGTCCATTGCATTGCGAATGACAAGATTTTGAATATTAATCAGGAATGTCAACACAATGCTATCAGCAAGTTAAGATTTAGCTACTTCTTGCGCCTCCTCATCAGCAAGGCAGACAATGTAATTATGACAACTATCAAGGCTACATAGGCAGCTGAGCTATTATCTGCAGAAGTTTCAGGAGCTTTATCTTTAGGAGGTTCGCTTTCTACAGGTTTAATCTTTTCAGGAAGGCCAAACGCCATTAGAGCTCCAGGTACTGGGGTTCCTATAGCAGCATTGAATGTATTGGCAAAAGCAGTTCCTCCAACAACTTGGAAGAGCAACATGTTACCCTCTTTGTCAGCGCCTATTGTAGGTGGGATGTTCAGCCTTTCCCCAAAGTATCTTTTGAGCAGCAACTTCCCGCTTCCAGTTTCCAAGGCGTAAAGGTTTCCGTCTGCAGATGCAGCATATAGCACTCCTCCGCTAACAGTAAGGCCTCCTCTATGCCCGACTCCATCGATGTAGTAGTTCCACTTGGGCTTTCCCGTTGCAGCATCAACGGACCAAATGGTCGTATTCCCCCTCCTAGATTCTGGCGCCTGTATGTAGAAGCCTCCCAAGTTGAATATCCCATCCGTATTGGAAACCTGCAGGTAGCCCCAGAAGTTGTACGTAGCTACATAGACATTATTGCCGTCATAGGCAATATCAGACTCTACCCCTCCATTGGCAGTAGGGTTCTCCCAGATGGCTTCTTTTGAGGGCCAGTTCTGCCATCTTCTTTGGAAGGTTTCAGGGTTTCTGGGATCCCAGTTTCCTATAGCGCTGTCATCTTTGGGCCCTGCATTCAGCTTGCTATCTGCGTGGAAAGGGGTAAAATCGCTCCTTCTGAACGAAGGAGCATTGAAGTGCCAAACCATTTCGCCGCTAGAGGCATCGAAGGCATAAAGTATCCCGTTCTTGCACGCCTTGAAGACGACCTTCCTAGAACCTATCTTTCCCAACACGACATTCCAGCCGCAATCCCAGTCCCAAAGGTCATGAGTCGTAGTCTGGTGAGCCCAGACCAATTCCCCATTTCTGGCATTCAGAGCAATTACGGAATCTGAAAACAGATTCGGGCCGGGACGGAAAGTTGCGTTATAGCCCGGGGTTGCTTGGCTGACACCAAGATACACTATTCCCTCTTCTTCATCGACTGCCATCTGGCCCCATACCGTACCTGTCCCGGCTCTGCTGATCTTGTTATCGTAAAAGACACCCCAAGGTGACCAGCCGTTAAACTGTAACATGCCAAGGTCGCCCCAGTCGTTTTTGAGAAGCTCAAGAGGGATTTCCGTTGCTTTTATTCCCTGAATCCACACCTTCTCCCTCACTCTTACCGCCCAGTCAGCATCTCCTCCAGCTGGAGGGGTAGTATAGAACCTCCACTTCAACTGCTTTGAAGGATAGTCGTAACCAGTGACGAAGCCTCTTCCCGCAATACCGTCCATCAATGAAGACTGAACTATCAGCATCTTCCCGTTTCTGTATAATGCTGGAGGGTAGCCAAAGACTCCACCATATAGCCCTGAATTGCCCTGCACGTCAGAGCATGCATTCTCCAGAGTCCATGACAACTTGCCTGTTAGTGCGCTGACAGCGATGACATCACATTTGATCCCCGGGAATACCAAGTTTCCATCCAGATAATAGAAGCCGTGCAGATGACCAGCCACGCCTGCCAATGGAAGCTTCTTTCTGGCTTCAACCAGATCCGCTTCGTACTGGTATGTCCATAGAACTTTGCCATCAGAGGCGTCAAGTGCTACAAGAAGGTAGTAGTTCGTGATTATGTAGACCGTACCATTTACTATTATCGGAGGGGTTGTGGAGCCCTCATGAAATTTCACCCCGTAGTATCCCTCTATATGCACGACTCCAGGATTTGCTGGGATTGGATATGTCCACTTTAGTTCTAACGATCGGACATTTTCTCCGACTATCTGGTTTTGGGGATTGAAGTTCGTTCCATTAGAATCGAAGTTAATGTATTCCCAGTTAGCTCCTTTATCGCTAGCAGATGCAGGCAAAATCTGAACGATTACCAGTAAGGCTAGTATCATCCAGAATGGTTTCGGATTAGAACCTCTTTTCGTGCTTGGTAAGTTGATCGGCGTGTATTTTTCTTTAGCTAAAGTTTAAGCAGGTTTATTTTTGGCAGGAAGTTTCTTCGGCTGTGGAGACGAAGCAGGTTGAGTTTCTCCCTGAACCGGGGCTGGTTGGACTGCAACGGTGAGTTGCGGTGGAGGAATTTGGGTTTTAGGAGTGATTTTGGTGCCTTTGGCGACATCCTCCATAATCAGCGTTAGAGGTCTATCCGCTCTAGGCTCTTCGTAAACCATGACGCCCTTCTTGACTGCATCTTCCCAGCAGAAGGCCTTGTAGAGCATATGCTCGACCTCACTGGTTCTGGGATTGGTTTCCAGCCTGCAGAGTGAAATCACGGCAGGTTTATCACAATAATCGCATTTCATATGCCCGCGGTTCAGCCGTTTGTTCCATGATTTTTTATCTTTTCTTGTTTACCTATAGGACATAATCTCTCTTACCTTTTGCTGAAATTTGTACCAGATCGATCGCCTCGAACCAATGCTTCCTGAGCCTGATTATCTGCAAAGATACGCCTAGAATTGTAAGAATTGCTGAAGGGTTGAAACCAATGAAGAGGAGGTCGAACCTCAAAAGGTTAGCAGCCAGACGTCCCCCAACTATCAACATCATTCCTACAAGCAGGTAAAATGTCTGCTGTTTCACAAACGGTGACTGATGGTTCCTGTAGTAGACAAAAAAGCCCTGATAGTAAAGAACAGTGTAAGCATGACGTAAATGGTGTATAGATAAGCCATAGGGCCAGGACGTATTATGATCTGCCCGAACAGCCCCTCGCGTCCTCCAGCAACCATAAAGCTAGGCTCTATGAGGAAAGCTGCGGTGAAGAACACAGCTGCGGAATATACTCCAGATAGAACAAACTTTTGGGAGCGTGTAAATACATTCGCGACGAAATACAGAGAAAAATGATATGCAAGCGCAACCAAAATGGGAGCGAAGTAATATCTGGAGACTACTCTGTCTACATAAGTTGTCACATCTCCTCCCAGATATGCAAACGCATTGACGATACTTAGGACGCAGGCCAACAACAAGAACACAATGTAAACTTTGTGGTATTTTCTTTTGAGTGGAAAACGTACAACACCGCGCAGCAAAAGTAGCGTCAGTGCTAATGCTAGTATCCAGATCAAAACCCACAGCAGAGCACCAAGTTCAAGAAACAGCATCTTTTCCTATCCACTCGTTACATAATGTTGAGTATTATGCATTGCATACCATTCTACAGAATGGGTCAAGCAAGATGTTTATTACTACCCACAAAAACCCAAGGAGTGCTTGAATTCCGCAGTAAAGAAGTTCATAATCGTACTTGTTGTGTTCGCTGCTGTTGCAGGAACCGCAATTAGCATATTCGCAAACCAGAGGGCAACTGAGTGGGCAGCGTATGACAAATTATGCAATGATACCAGAACAAAAGTAGTCGAGATTGCCAGAGACCCCAACATACCAATTGGGCAGAAACGAACGATGTTGGACAGTTTGATATCAGAGACTAACAGGAAACTGCCACAATTCCTATACCAGTGCGATATTACAGTTCCAGCATTAGTAGGAGAGCCTTAAATCCTCTCCTTCCCGCTCAATAATGAGAGCCTTCCCCTAAAATGCTCAGCGAGTATCTTCTTCTGGCCCCTCCTGAGTATCTCGGATAAGGTAGGCTTGGAAATCCCGAGCAGTTTAGCCAGCTCAGCAATGTCCATCTTCTTCGGATACTCGAAATAACCCTTCTCCAAAGCAATCTGCAGAATTTCTTCCTGCCTCTCTGTCAAGACATTCTCATCCTTTAGTTCGGTTATGCTGCGAATTTTAGCTTCGACGCCGCCCTTTTCCAGATTGTTCAGGAGCTTCTTTAACCCGCTTCCACTGCTGAGAACCTTCCATTCGACAAGCCCTTCGGGGTTTGATTTAGCTGATACCAAGAAGCATTCTGAAGTTGCAAATGACCTACATGCTGTGCATTTGTGCGTCTTCAGAGAGCCCATCACCAAGCCTTTCTTCGTTTCTATGGCATCTACTTGGTATACATACGGATCTTTGCGCAGATCATTAAGCAGCGATGCTATATGTTTGGTGTCTATGGAAATTTCAAAAAGCTCATGCACGCCTCCCGTCCCCTCAACGCTTCTGCAATCCAGTAGCCTAACTGTCGCAGGGTACTTGCTAACTATCTTCTGTAGCCATGTATGAGGCGGCTTTACTAGGAGGGTTACCTCCTTCATGCCCTCTGTCCAGCATAGCTGGAATATCAACATCACTATTTGCCGAACAAGTTAGGGGGAATCAATAACTTCAAAGTTTTGTAACTATACAGCGTGCACGGACAAATCTCCCCAATGTCAATACTCGCCGGAGAGCATAAAGTCATGCTCTCAATGTTGCATGAGATAGAAAAAGATTTGGATTCCATAAAAGGAGGCACATTGAATGCTAACACGCATGATAGAATAACTACTCTCGTTGGTTTTCTGCAAACGCATTTCACAAAAGAAGAACAGGTAGTATTTCCTATTCTATCACGGTACTTGGGAATTGACAGAGCCGTCGTTGATGCGGTAAGTGCGGAACATGAGAGAATAACTACAGACTTTGTACAGCTATCGAAACCCCCGTCAGCACAATTTGAAAAAATTCAGAAAACGATACGCATGCTAAAGTCGCATATTTCTAAAGAAGACAATGTCCTGTTTTGGCTGGCAGAGATCAAGATTCCTCCGCACCTCTATGGCATTTTGGTTAAGCAGATGAGCTCTTTGGAAACAGGTCAAACACTGATTCCTAAATAGCACCCCGATCTAACCACTCTGCATTCTAATATCGAGTATAATTTGCCAGGATCCTTGTTACTAGATGATACCTAATATGTTAGGGACAAATGATAACTCGCATCAAGTTTTGTACGCATAGTGTATGTCTACAACAAATTATGCGATGGTAGTTATCGCAGTATCTGTTATTGCGATAGGAGGCATCTATGTACTAACTGAACCACAACCATTGTCTCAAGTTGCGAAGCCAGTAGCAACAGAACCTTCTAAACAACCTGCACCTTCAACCCAACCGTCAAAACCTGCAGCTGCACCAAGTGCTCCAAAAACCGTCAAAGTTGATATTCCTATTGACGCATACATGGCCCCGCAGGGATGGAAGGGCGAGAAAGTTTTCACCGACAAATACTATTCACCTAACAAGA
It includes:
- a CDS encoding DUF559 domain-containing protein, whose amino-acid sequence is MSSDICTREGLSASSIGVRLGASGQTIARLLRQYGIPIRRLTYSMPRETTIETLMYGELERRGITFVKQSVIDGLWVVDALIPGPKVVIECDGEYWHRKPEMERRDARRDSYLRSGTLFYAFRKARSEPMLDNVWRK
- a CDS encoding LLM class flavin-dependent oxidoreductase; this translates as MIDQQKRDFGSIKNAAIEADRLGFHSVWLNDHFFFTEAPYLECFATLASIARITEKVRIGTLVACNSYRNPAHLAKMVSTIDNISNGRVEFGIGAGWHDEEYYAYGYEFPPAKIRIKQLAEAVQVIKSMWTQERANFSGNYYSINDAVCNPYPVQKPRPPLWIGGSGNMLINVVAKYGDGCNFGIGPRLALTPKKYRERVSYLEGRCMAIGREPKSVRKSFSVSLVVGKNKEDVKRGVREAIAEISTHASARRKLITALNHPSYLVSGFLSLVGLEKPKFMITGTPEECADMLREFSDLGVELFMFNMPNLRKRMHSLELLMDRVAPAVK
- a CDS encoding hemerythrin domain-containing protein; its protein translation is MSILAGEHKVMLSMLHEIEKDLDSIKGGTLNANTHDRITTLVGFLQTHFTKEEQVVFPILSRYLGIDRAVVDAVSAEHERITTDFVQLSKPPSAQFEKIQKTIRMLKSHISKEDNVLFWLAEIKIPPHLYGILVKQMSSLETGQTLIPK
- the ilvD gene encoding dihydroxy-acid dehydratase, with amino-acid sequence MKLKSKNVTEGTERSPNRAMLRAMGLSSQDLARPLVGVASTWNEATPCNVHLDRLAEKAKQGVKVAGGTPREFVSIAVSDGIAMGHEGMKSSLISREIIADSIELMMCAHAYDACVTIAGCDKSLPGSIMALARLNLPGIFVYGGTIMPGMLDSKALTIQDVFEAVGSYDAGNITLQQLQEIELHACPGPGSCAGMYTANTMASISEALGIALPGSASPPAIYETRDDICFKTGKAVMDLLENNIRPRDILTFDAIENAIAMMQSIGGSTNGVLHLLAIAHEAGVKLTLDDFERVRKRTPQIVDMRPGGRYVMLDLDKVGGVPLVMRKLLDAKLLNGDTLTVTGKTVKENLQGLKFPSIKQDVVVDTKNPSSPEGKVYILKGNLAPEGAVIKMTGVKVPSITGKARVFNREEDAFNAVSKKEIIAGDIVVIRYEGPRGGPGMREMLAVTAAIAGQGLGEKVGMVTDGRFSGATRGLMVGHVAPEAMVGGPIAALKDGDRITIDSSKRSLTVDLSKAEIEKRLRQWKPPTPHYTWGALAKYASLVSSSAKGAVCYPAR